The Pseudomonas berkeleyensis genome includes a region encoding these proteins:
- a CDS encoding VOC family protein codes for MKIHAYLMFDGQCEDAFNFYAELLGGKLELMRFGESPDASEVPPEFHDRVMHVCLTTGDQILMASDTIPQYPHQGIKGCSISLQVDNVPEAERLYEALSAGGEVQMELQSTFWATRFAMLTDRFGVPWMINCVIDSQEG; via the coding sequence ATGAAGATACATGCCTATCTGATGTTCGACGGCCAGTGCGAGGATGCCTTCAACTTCTACGCCGAGCTGCTGGGCGGCAAGCTGGAGCTGATGCGCTTCGGCGAAAGCCCGGATGCCAGTGAGGTGCCGCCGGAATTTCATGACCGGGTGATGCATGTCTGCCTGACCACCGGCGACCAGATTCTGATGGCTTCCGACACCATTCCGCAGTATCCGCACCAAGGCATCAAGGGCTGCTCCATTTCTCTGCAGGTGGACAATGTGCCCGAGGCCGAGCGCCTGTACGAGGCGTTGTCGGCCGGTGGCGAGGTGCAGATGGAATTGCAGTCCACCTTCTGGGCGACCCGTTTTGCCATGCTCACCGATCGCTTCGGTGTGCCGTGGATGATCAATTGCGTGATCGATAGCCAGGAGGGGTAA
- a CDS encoding REP-associated tyrosine transposase, protein MSNYRRARDAGACYFFTLVSHQRHTLLTDAPLRVALRKSIEQVRIRYPFAIEGWVLLPDHLHCLWRLPQGDADFGLRWSMIKRLTSQAVVMPGAVSLSRSLRRESGLWQRRFWEHRICGEEDYRQHMDYLHFNPVKHGLVGRVADWPWSSFHRLVKEGVYPADWGSDARVDEGAYGE, encoded by the coding sequence ATGTCCAATTACCGCCGCGCCCGTGATGCTGGCGCCTGCTATTTCTTCACGCTGGTCAGCCACCAGCGTCACACCCTGCTGACCGATGCGCCGTTGCGCGTTGCTTTACGTAAGTCCATCGAACAGGTTCGTATTCGCTATCCCTTCGCCATCGAAGGATGGGTGCTGCTGCCTGATCACCTGCATTGCCTCTGGCGCCTGCCGCAAGGCGATGCCGACTTCGGCTTGCGTTGGTCGATGATCAAGCGTCTGACCTCTCAGGCGGTCGTGATGCCTGGGGCGGTCAGCCTCAGCCGTAGCCTGCGCCGCGAGTCGGGCCTGTGGCAGCGGCGTTTCTGGGAGCACCGCATCTGCGGCGAAGAGGACTACCGCCAGCACATGGATTACCTGCATTTCAATCCGGTGAAGCATGGTTTGGTCGGTCGGGTGGCGGATTGGCCGTGGTCGAGCTTTCATCGGTTGGTGAAGGAAGGCGTGTATCCCGCGGATTGGGGCAGTGATGCCCGGGTGGATGAGGGTGCATATGGCGAATGA
- a CDS encoding YciI family protein: MRFMVIVKATADSEAGLMPSEELLTAMGRYNEELAAAGVMLAGEGLHPSAKGARVRFSGAQRTVIDGPFMETKELVAGFWIFQVESLQACIDWVKRCPNPMPGESDIEIRQIFEAEDFGAEFTPELREQEERIRARISSDSQGE, encoded by the coding sequence ATGCGTTTTATGGTGATTGTCAAAGCGACTGCGGATTCCGAGGCTGGCCTGATGCCCTCCGAGGAGCTGCTCACGGCCATGGGCCGTTATAACGAGGAGCTGGCGGCCGCTGGCGTGATGTTGGCCGGCGAAGGCCTGCACCCGAGCGCGAAGGGTGCGCGGGTGCGTTTCTCCGGGGCGCAGCGCACGGTGATCGATGGCCCGTTCATGGAAACCAAGGAGCTGGTGGCCGGTTTCTGGATCTTTCAGGTCGAGTCGTTGCAGGCCTGCATCGACTGGGTCAAGCGTTGCCCCAACCCGATGCCTGGCGAGTCCGATATCGAGATTCGGCAGATTTTCGAAGCCGAGGATTTCGGCGCCGAGTTCACCCCCGAGTTGCGTGAGCAGGAAGAACGTATCCGCGCGCGCATCAGCAGTGACAGTCAAGGAGAGTAG